The stretch of DNA GCCACATTTTCCGCAGCTTATGTCGAAGGTCTTGTGTTTTTGTTTCATTACTTCAATACAGTCACATACCCTTGTCGCTGCAATGTTTCGCCCGAAAACAAGGTAATTTCAGCCACATATACATACACACCTTGCTCCACAAATCGAAGGTTGTGCAAACCATCCCAACCCTTCAAACCATCTCCTTCAAAAATTTTCTTTCCCCAACGAGAATACACCTGCAAAATCACCGATTCAATATTACGGCCCACAACTTGAAATCGGTCGTTTACATTGTCTTCATTCGGGCTAAAAGCCGTTGGAATCACCACTTCCTCCTCCTCCCTATCCGAAAGAATAGTGATGCGAATAGAATCTCCTACGATGCAGTCATTTTCATTTTGTGCCAACAAATAGTAGGTCGTACTTTGGGTTGGAGCAGCAGTTGGGGTCAAACAATCATTGCAGCTAAGTGCCTGAATAGGTTGCCATTGAAAGGTAAAATTACTGCCATCTGTAGAAGTTGCATTGGCTTCAATATTAACCGACTGCCCCGCTTCAATGCTTTGGTTTTCGGTCAAAATGTCCACATTTAAGTTGGCTTGATTGAAGGTTTCTTGAAAAGTTGCTGTACAGCCGCCATTGCTTACCAACAATTCGATTGTGAAACTATTGGAGTTCGTAGAGTTGGTAAAAACCCGCACCGAATCGGCAGGGCCATCGAAGGGTAATTCAATAACTGCTTCCCCTTCAATCACATTCCACAAATAATTCACCTCCTCCCCTTTTGAGTTGCCGTTATAAAACAATACATCTTCTCCCGAAAAACACTCAAAAGTGCCCAAACCTTCAAAACTTGCCTCTGCTCCTGGCATAACTTCAATTTGTTTGGTCATCGTAGCTTGGCAAAGCCCAATATTGTCCGTAATATCATGCGTAATGCTGTGCATACCAACCCCTGCAATGTTTGGGTCAAAAACGGCAGCACCTCCTGTTGTCACAACGCCTGTTCCACCAAAAGTGCTGTTGCCTGAAACCCCTGCAATTGGCATCAAGGAAATAGGACCATCGGTGATGCAGTATTGTTCGGGCAAATTGAAGTCGGGATTGGGTGGTGGAAAAACATTGAAGGTATAGGAATCCAAGCTATTGCAGCCATTTTCATCTTCAAAGGAGTAAAAAAGTTGGTAGGTGCCTACTCCCAAATTGGAGGCTTGAAAGTTTTGTATCAAATTGCCGTTGATAAAAAAATCAGCATTTGCACCCAAATTACCCATTGGGGTGACAAGGGTTTCATCCGTTTCGCAATATTGCGCTGACAAATTGCTTTCGTCAATGACCGCATTTTCTCCAACCCCTTCAACTGTAATGGTTTCTGTCACACTGCCACATCCTGGAACGGTATAGGTGATGTTGAAACTGCCAGGAATCACCGCAGGATTGAACTGACCGCCTATGAATCCTGGCCCCGAGAAAGTGCCTCCCACAGGATTGCCAATCAAAGTAGCGGGCAAACTTCCTCCACAAATATTGAAGCCGCCCAAGTCGGTGTTTACTCCTTCAATGGTGAAACTCGGCCCTATTTCGATGGTGCGAACAATGGCACAACCGTTTGAAGTCGTGTAGGTAATGTCGTATTCGCCCGCTTCTGAAGGAACAAAACCTGCTCCAATCACATCTTCTCCACTGAATGTGCCTCCTGCAATGTTGGCTTGTAAACCGAAGGGTGCATCTTCTAAGCAGAAAAAGCTGCCACTTTGCCCATTGACATTGAAGAAAGTACCTATCGTAATTGTTTCGGTGACGCTGCAAGCATTGACAGTATAAGTGATGTCAAATTCTCCGATAAATCCAGTAATGGGCGGGCTGAAAGTATTGCCCGATACATGCAGACCGCTAAATGTGCCTCCTGCGGGTGTGCCTGTGAGCGTATAGTTGAGATTAGCAGAGGCTGCAAAACAGTAGTCCGAAATGGGATTGCTGCCTGTTACGCTGAACGAACATTGGGCGTAAGTCATTGAAGGTAAACAAAAAAGTATCAATAGCAGGGTAAAATAAAACCGCATGGGATTGTTGTTTTAGAACAGAAAATTAGAGAAATTCAAATTAAAAACTCAAATACAAATTCAACTAATCACTTGAAAATAAACAAATTGCTTTTCATAATTAATTTATTTTGGTTTTTCTTAGTGTTTACAAAAATACGGAAAAGTATCTTAGGACACAGATTTCGCAGATGACAAAGTTTTGGTCAAAAAAGCCGTTTTCAATTCCCAAATCAAACAAACACACACTACAAAATACTCGAAACCAACTAAATATAAATTTTCAGTATAAGCATCGGTCAAGTAGGTGTAGTAGGTCAAAACCACCATACCCGACCACACAATGGGAAATCGAAAGGGGGTGAAAATACAAAGTGCCACCAAGCTAGAAACGTACCAAGGATGAACAATGTTGGCAAAGGCAAAATAAATCAATAGTGCGAAAAGGAAGCCTTGCAGTAATGTTTTCAGATGGGCGGCAACCGATTTTTCATTTCCCCAATTTTTGTTTTCCCAAAAAGCCATAGCCATAATTCCAACCAAGGTCAAGATGGCTAAATTGCGTCCTGCTGTTTGGATGATGTTGTAGCCATATACTTGATAACCAATCCATCGGACGAGGTAGTAGATACTGGCATTGAACTCAAATTTTTGGAAATACAGCCCAATGCTTGACAGCAGATTTTGAAGGATGTCGAAGGTGAACAAAGGCACAAAACCGAATAATGTCACCATTCCTGCAATGGCACCGTACAAAATGCCTTTACGCCAACCCAATAAGCGAATGAAGAAAGGCAAGAAAATCATTGGAATAAGTTTGGAGCTGATTGCCAAACCCATTGCAGCGGCAGAAAATACCCAACTTCTCGTTTTCACTTCCACTTTTGGACTTCCCACCATGCACCGCCAAAATTCTTTACCCCAATGTTTGTAATCCATTACCCACTGTCCTATGCCCAACGTTTTTCGCCCACCATCCTCCATCCTTCGTCTTTCGTCTTTCATCTTTCGTCTTGCTTCTTGCTTCTTGCTTCTTGCGTCCAATAAAAACCAAACTGCTAATAAAATGAAAAAAATCATGGCTGCTTCAAAATGCACATTCCCAGTCAATTCCACAATTACCAAAGGATTGAGGGCATACAACAAGGTTTTCTTGGGCTGCAATCCCAACCTTTGCACCATCCGATACAAGAGGTAAATGCTGCCTACTTCAAACAACAACAAACAGGTTTTCATCAAAGCTGTTGCGCCATACAGGTCATTGGGGAAAAACGAACAAGCAAACCAGAAAATGAACTGACAGACAGGTGGATAGATGGTGAAATATTGAGGTGAATTGAGTTGGGAATAGAGTTCGAGGTTGATATTGTTGGGAATCAAACCTTGATAAGTTCCATCTATGAAATGAATGGGTAGTGCTTCAAAAGGACTGATGCCATTGCCGAGTAAACGTCCGTCCCAATTGAAGCGGTAAAAATCGTCGGATAGATTGGGAAGGGCAAACAACAGCAAAACACGAAACAGAATGGCGGCAATTAACAGAAAGCGATAGGTAGGAGCATCTTTCACAGATTGATACAACAGCCCATAAGCTAAAAACAACACACCAAACAAGGCAAAAACTTGATAGACCTCAGTGCGGAGTGTGCGGTAAGCCAAAAGATAGTAAGCTGCAAAGGAAAGCAAGACTAAGAGGGTGGTCAATGCTTTGGGTTTATTTTTTTTGAAGTTCAACGGCCTGCGTTTTAGAGGTCAAATTATTTGTTTTCCAATGCTTCTAAACCTCCTTTGAGGTTGTACAAGTTTTTGAAGCCCAACATGGCCATATAATTACAAGCATTGACGCTTCTCATACCAATTCTGCAATAGACAAAGTAGTGTTTGGTTTTGTCCAATTCATTGATTTCTTCTACAAAATCTGGATTTTTGATATCAATGTTGAGTGATTCTTCCAAGTGAAAATCTGCGTATTCGGTTGAAGTCCTTACATCTAAGAGGATGCAGCCTGCGTTTTGCTTGCTCATTTCCAAGAAAGTAGCGGGCATTAGGTGTTGGAATCTCGTTTTGTTCATATAGATTTGAAATCGGATGAAATGGGTTGAATCGTAAAATTAAGAATGTGTGATGGCAAAAGTCTTGAAGTTTTTATTTATTTTCGTCTTTTGTCAAATAAATTCAATTTTCGAGGGCTGATAGTGCCATGAAAAGCAGTTGTCCTTCTACCTAAAAAAATAGTGTTTACTATGGATATTGTTAAAGTTTTTGCGACCATTTTAACCCTTGCGGGAATGTTTTTACTCATTTTTGCCTGTTTTGCAGTGATGAAAGGCAGCGGCACTTTGCTCGGTGTGCAAGTAGAAAAAATGGGCTTTTTAGCTCCTACCTTTCTTGGAGGTATTTTCTTTGCAGGTGGCCTGTACTTGTTTCGGTATTTGATGGGAGCAAAGAAATAGTTAATAACCAAGTTGTTATTTTATTTTTCTGCCTTGCTTGTGTTTATTAAGAATGAACACAAGCAAGGCTTTTTTATGCCTGTTCTTTTGTTTGAATCACCCAAATTTGATTCCCTTCAATATCATTGACCGCCCCATAATAGAACTGCTCTTTTGCCTCAAAATTGATGTCAAATACCAATATACCACCATGTTCTGCAATGCGCTTGTAAAAGGTTTTGATGTACCAATCAACCAGTTTTTGGTAATCTTCTGCAAGAATGACAACGTTTAGTAATTTGAGATTCATTGTTTTGTGATTTTATTGAATTGTATCCTTTGATTATGATTCCTCACTATCCTTTCTATCAAGTCCAAATAGGATAGCTTAATGCAATTGGAGTACAAGTTAAATTGCTTTCCTGTGAATATTGAGTAAATAGGCAAATAGAATTTAAGCTCTAAAGAATCTTTATAATTTACATTTCTCTTATCTGTACCTGTAAAGACAAAGTTGCTTTTTGTTTTATCAAAAATCAAAGGAGGAATAGCAAGTAAACTATCCCCGTTAATGATTGGCTCTAAAAGTGAACTTTGGATAAAATGGTCATTGGCTAATGTCTCAAAAATATCCTCTTGTTGAAATTTTTCAAATGGATTGATTGTAGCCAATCCAATCCCCGTTCCGCAGTCAAAACCAGAATTTTCTTCTACAATCCCATGAGGTAGGTTCAACCGAACTCTTGTTGCATACCCAACATCAAACAAAGTAGAATCTTCAATATTATAAAAGAAAGCTTCATTTCTGTACACAATTAAGTTTACAGGAAAAATAGAATTATTCCGAATCGTACAGTCAAAATTTCCGTTTTCTTTTTTTTGAATATGGTATTCAAAACTTCCCAAAATATCCTCTGTTATTTCTCCCATTTGAGGCATAGCAGTAACATACTTCAAAAAATATCCTCTTGTAAACTGCAAATCTGCAAAAACACACAAGAGTAAGAGCAGGAAACCAATGCTCACAATTTTGAGGAAATGTTTGAAAATGTTCATATCAAACTTTAGAAATTTTGTTGCAGTAAATTAGTCTTTTACTTGAGTGTTCATCCCTCCATCTTCTCCTCGACCCAATCCAAAAAATGAAAATACGAAAAAGCTCCAGCTTCATAAGGGTTTTCCTTCAGTTCGAGCAGTGACTCATGCAAATCTTCAAAAGCTGTTTGCAGTTCAGATACATCGTTGATTTTCGAAAGATGTTTGAAGAAAGTGAGGACTATGTTTTCGACTTGATAGAGTTTTTTGTGTTTGTAGAGGTAGCGATAGGCAGAGCGAGAAGTGTATTCAATTAGTAAATCGTTGTTCAACTCAAAGTGAATAAGTAGGTCGAGGATTCGGGTGAAGCTGCCAATATCGGGTGATTCCTTGTCCAGTTCTTTGAAGCCCAAAAGTTCGTTCACCTCATCCAAAGCTGCATCATACTCCTTCTGATAGAAGTAAGCAGCCGCCATATTGAAGCGATTGCGAAAAACCCTATCTTTCTCATGGTCAAATATTTCAGGATTGCAGGCACGAACTTTTGGAATCATTTCGTACGCTTTTTTATAGTGCTTCAGCTCCAAATAATACGCCAACAGTGTTCCTTCCAATGTGTAAAAAATATTGGGGCGTATTTGAGCAACTGGAGCAATCACTTTTTCATTTCGCTTTTCCAAAATCAACTGGGCAGTCACCTCCAATTCTTCGTGCTTGTTGAGTATTCCTTGAACAAACATCAGATTGTTGAGTGTCATTAAGTAAATAATTGGTTTAGTTTCGATGTATATATCGTTTTCTCCAAACAATTCTACTTGTTTTTGCATCTGCTCATAGACCGCTTCTGAGTTTTTGAAGCGTAGGTGATAGTTCGTCCAGATTTCATGGAATTGGTATCGAGTAGCAAAGGTGATAGCTTTTGTAGAATCTTGTAACAGAGGATGCTGCATGAAATCTTTCCAAGATTGTTCGTTTTGTTCCTCTCTCACCTTAGAGCCACTATTTCCCAATTGAAGGTACTGACCGTACACTTTGCGGTAGTCCTCCATGTTTTGGATGGCGTTGAGGGATTCTTGGATTTTTTGGTAGAGGTCAAAACGGTCTGCCGAATTTTGAAGGGGAAGTAGCACAACAGACATTAGATAGAGTTCATATAGAATCCAATCGTCTTGGTATTTTTCAGCAAGTTTGAGGGCAGCGTCTATCCTTTTTTGGGCTAAATCAGTTGCGCCTCTGTCCTTCAATGCTCGAATTTCACGAAGCATTTGCAGCAAGCGGTTACGGTTGTTTTTATTGGAGTCGTAATCCGCTAAACTACTGACAATCAAGTTCAACAAATAGTTTTTAGCCACCGAAAATTGTTTGACAAATTTTTCTTTTCTAAATTTTTTGAGCAGTTTTTCCTCATCATATTCCTGCTGTCGGTCTATAGCATCGAATAGCTGCAAATAGGGATTGTCTTTGGAATTGTCATTTTTATAAGCAAACTTTTTGAAGTAGGCCTTTTCAGTTCGGGTGAGGGATTGAATGAGGTCAAACAAGTCGGTATTGGTAGCCATCTGTACGTCTTATTTTGGTGAGCTTCAAAAAGAAACTACCAAATATACACAGATATGGCTAAAAATCAAATGGCAAGCCTTCCTAAGAATGACTTGCCATTTATAAAAGTATTAAAATGGAAATAAGAATTGAAACAAAAAATTTCTAAAACCTCATTTCCATTTTTATTTATTTACTACCAATCCTTGCCATAGGTATTCCCATTGCTGTCCTCCATGTAGTAGTCATAGTCATCGCTACCGCTCATATCGTCAATCATTTCCATCGTATTCATGTGCATTTGCTGTGTACGATTCATCTGCATGTTGATGGTATTGTTAAACGCATCCATAGACATACCCGCAGGTACTTCAATGTGTTGAGTAGGTCCGACATATACGGCAGGAGCAAGGAATTCTTCAACAGGGCCACTCATTTTGTGGTTCATTGTCCAAAAATCAAGCGAGAGAATTCCATTTTCAATTTTCCAAGCCCCCATAGATTCACCTCCAACATCGGTAGTGACTTTGAAGTAAAAATAAGGCGAAAAATCCATCACTGTTTTGTTGCCTGCTTCATCGTAGGATACCCATACTCCTGCAATTTCGCCCTTGCTGAGGTCAGGCTGTTCTACTTGTTGTGCTATTGCAGTAGTTGAAAAAAGAAAAACGGTTATTAAAATAGAAATTACAAATTGAAATGTTTTCATGATACATGTTTTTGAGGTAATAAAAATTTCGTTTCTTATACCTACAAATATCACTCAAACGTTTTCCAATATCGAACCTAAAAAACGCATTTTGTAATATTCAATCAAACTTAAAAGTGCTTAAATCTACTGATTATCAGCAAAATGCAGAACCACTTCTTTTAATGTTCAAACTGATTTTTACTACAAAAAAAATACTTCAAAAGCAGTATATCAGTATATTTGGGGTCTTTGATAAAATCTGTGAAAGGAAAACTACCTTCTAAAAGCAGACTTCACCTCTAAAAAAAGACTTCGGAAGTTTTAATCTTTGAAAAATTCAGGTTTGTTAAATTAGTTTTTTGAATTTTGTAGAACTAAACTTCCGAAGTCTTTCTATTGTGCTATTTTCACTTCAGTTTTTATTTTTCAACGCATGTACCAACACATTTTTACAGAACTGCAACAAAACAAATCCGTCTTTGAAAACCTCCTCAAAAACACTCCCAAAGCCGCCTATACTTGGAAACAAGCTCCCAAAAAATGGTGCTTACTTGAAATCATCTGCCACCTCTACGACGAAGAAAGAGAAGATTTTAGGGTGCGACTGGGGTTGGTATTGCAAACGCCCGAAGTCACGCCGCCACCCATACATCCAACGAAATGGGTGACAGAACGAAAATACATGGAGCAAAATTTTGACGAAAAACTACATGGTTTTTTGGAGGAACGGGATAAGTCCATCGAATGGCTGCAATCTTTGGAAAACCCTCAATGGGATAATGCCTACCAACATCCTAAATACGGCCTTTTCTCTGCCCGATTTTACCTCACCAATTGGCTCGCCCACGACTACTTACACATGCGCCAAATCACCCGATTGAAGTACGATTATTTGCAGCATATTTCTGGTGAATCGGTGCGCTATGCGGGGGAATGGATGTAGCAACGTTTTACTAAAATGCCTCTATATTAATCAATTAGTTGAGAATACTTTAGATGCTTCTATTTTTGAAAACATTGATTTTGACAGGAATCTATATTCTTAACACACACAAACTTTCAAGATTTACTTTTCAAAAAATACTTGTCTATTTTTCGGTTGTGGTAACTTGGGAATTGTTCGTTCTTTGTGATTACTAAGCCTCGAACAGGAATTATTTACAGAAAGGAATTTTCCGCACTAAATACAGAAGATTTTCATCATTTAAGTGTGATTCTTTTTCGTAGCCGATTTTCCAAGGTCTCGGAACAGGCTTTGTTCAAGGCAGTACAACAATTTAGCACTTTACAATAACCAATCTCCAAAAACATGCACATCCAAAACCCAACCGACATTCAAAAATACTATCAAGCATTGGTAGAAAGAAATGAGCAATATATCGGCATTTTTTATGTGGGTGTAAAGACGACAGGCATTTTCTGCATCGCTACTTGTAGGGCGAGAAAGCCCAAATTGGAGAATGTGGAGTTTTACACGGAGGTCAAAGAACTGCTGCAAGCGGGCTATCGCCCCTGCAAAATCTGCAAACCCACCCAAAATGCCGACCAAGCTCCCGAAGAGGTATTGAAGGCAGTGAAAATGGTTGCTAACAGTCCCAAAGAAAAAATCACCGACTACACATTGACTCAAAATGGTTTGAGTCCAGAGTTTTTGCGGCGTTGGTTCAACAAACACTATGGCATGACTTTCCACGCCTATCAGCGCATGATTCGCATCAACCTTGCGTTTCAGGAGGTCAAAAACGGCAAAACAGTGACGGATTCTGCCTTTGATACGGGCTATGAATCACTGAGTGGCTTTGGCTATACCTTCAAAAAGGTCATCGGAAAATCCCCACAACAAAGCAAAGGTCAAAACCTCATTTACATCAGCCGATTGACCACACCTATTGGTCCCATGTTCGCCTGTGCGACCGATGAAGGTTTGTGCTTGTTGGAGTTTGTGGAGCGCAAAATGCTCGAAACCGAATTTCGGGATTTGCAGCACCGCTTGAATGCCACGATTTTGGCGGGTGAAAATGACCACATTCGGCAGGTCAAATGGGAATTGACGGAATATTTTGCAGGAACTCGCCAAACTTTTGAAGTTAGGCTACTCACGCCTGGTACAGCTTTTCAACAGAGCGTTTGGCGTGAATTGTTGAAAATTCCCTACGGTACAACTCGTTCTTACCAAGCCCAAGCCGAAAAACTCGGCAAACCCAAAGCTGTCAGAGCAGTCGCCAATGCCAACGGCTGCAATCGGATAGCTATCGTAATTCCTTGCCATCGGGTGATTGGCAAAAATGGACATTTGACGGGATATGCGGGTGGTTTGGAGCGAAAAAAGTGGTTGTTGGAGCATGAGGGGCGGCATGGAAATCAGGATTAAAAATCGAAACGGAAAAGTAAACCATTGAGCATTGTATGTGTTGTAGTTTATTAAAAAAGGACTTATGAATAAACTACTTACACTTTTATTGGTATCTGTCGCCTGCTATCTATTTTCTCCAAAGGTAAACGCTCAAATAGATGAAGATCAATTGGGCGCATGGTATATGTACTTTTGGAATACTGGCTTCAAAAATAGTCCATGGGGATTGCAGGGAGACATTCAACATAGAAATTGGAATCTTGGAGGTGACTTAGAGCAGTTGTTGCTTCGAGGGGGCATCACCTATCAACCCGATAATACACCTATAAAATTCACGCTGGGCTATGGCAATATTACCACAGGTACTTTTGGTGACTCCAAAGAAACAACTTCCGAAAGTCGTATTTACCAAGAAGCCTTAATTCCTCAAAAATTAGGCAATCGTTTTCAGCTTACCCACCGTTTTCGTTTTGAGCAAAGATTTGTCGAAAACCAAGATTTTAGAACCCGTTGGCGTTACAACTTGTTTTTGAACGTTCTGCTCAACAAGACGGAAATGGAGAAAGGCACAATCTACTTTGCTTTTTACAATGAACTATTTATCAATGGTGAAAGAGGAATAGGGGATGGGAGAGAAGTGCAGATATTTGATAGGAATAGACGCTATACGGCTTTGGGGTATTGTCTCCAAAAGGGTCTAAATATTCAACTGGGCTTTATGGAGCAAGCTACGGATGATTGGACTAAAGGACAGATGCAGTTGAGTGTGCATCAGAAGTTTTGATAAAAATTTAATGCGGCGAACAAAATATATATTTTTCAGATAGCCGCCGTACTATGGCAAAATTGAAGTAAAAGAAAGCGGGCTTACATTCTGCTGTTAGGAATCGTTTAATTTTCAAAAATAACGATTTTCTCTGTATTTTTGACATTCTTTTCATGTGTTTCAAAGAAATATGTTATGCAATCCAAAATATACACCTTCATCTTATTTGTGCTTTTGGTTATTTCTCCTCCCATTTCGGCTCAATTTACTGAGGTCAGCATAGAATCGGGAATCCTTTTTCAGCATACAAGTGCGCTGATGATAGGTGGAGGCGGTGTATTTTTTGATTACAACAACGATGGTTGGGAAGATATTTATTTAGCAGGTGGTGGTGGAAGCGATGCTTTGTACCACAACAATGGAGATGGTACATTCTCTAATATTTCTGAAACGGCGGGACTAAAAAACCTTCCTAATTATCAAACTACGGGGGCAATTTCGGCGGATATAGACAATGATGGTTTTCGGGATGTTTTTGTGATGACTTGGGATACACAGCCCAATATGATGTTGCACAACAATGGCGATGGCACTTTCACCGAAATCGGTCAGCAAATAGGAGTGGCAGATGTTTCTTTTTCAATGGCCGCCTCGTTTGGCGACTACAATGTGGATGGTTATTTAGATCTGTATGTGGGCAATTATTTGGAAGAAAATGGGGGTTACGATGCGGAAAATGGTTTTGGACATGAAGGATACCGCAATTTTTTCTACATCAATCAAGGGGATGGAACATTTGAAGAAGTGGGTCAATTTTATGGATTGGATGATGCAGGGTGTGCGCTTGCAGTTGCTTTCACGGACTATGACAATGATTCGGACGTGGATATTTATGTGGCCAATGATTTTGGAGAATGGGTACTGCCCAATTCGATTTTTGCCAATTCATACCCTACCGACTTTTTCTCCAACTTCAATACGATAACTGGATTGGATATTAAAATTTATGCTATGGGAATTGCAATTGGCGACTACAATGAAGATGGCTATTTCGATTATTATGTTTCCAATTTAGGACGCAATCGCCTCCTTCAAAACCAAGGGCTCAACCAGCGTTTCTTGGATTTGGCTATTCAAGCAGGTGTCGACAACACTTACAGCGGCATAGATTCTTCAACAGGTGATGTACTTTTGGCAACAAGCTGGGGTACAGCCTTTTTTGACTATGACAATGACACCTACATCGATTTATTTGTGAGTAATGGACATATTCCCGCAGTCAACGATCTAAAAAATTCGGAAGTTGACCCCAATAAATTGTACCGCAACAATCAAGCGAATGGTACTTTCACAGATGTATCGGATGATATGGGTGTGGCGAATACCGATGTTTGTAGAGGAATGGCTGTTGCAGATTACGACAATGATGGCGATATGGATATTTTGGTTGTAGGCATTTACGATGCTGGTAGAGAGTTCACTTCTGAAAACCATGTTCTTTTGTACCGCAATGATTCTCCTCCTGCCAATTGGCT from Chitinophagales bacterium encodes:
- a CDS encoding gliding motility-associated C-terminal domain-containing protein; this translates as MRFYFTLLLILFCLPSMTYAQCSFSVTGSNPISDYCFAASANLNYTLTGTPAGGTFSGLHVSGNTFSPPITGFIGEFDITYTVNACSVTETITIGTFFNVNGQSGSFFCLEDAPFGLQANIAGGTFSGEDVIGAGFVPSEAGEYDITYTTSNGCAIVRTIEIGPSFTIEGVNTDLGGFNICGGSLPATLIGNPVGGTFSGPGFIGGQFNPAVIPGSFNITYTVPGCGSVTETITVEGVGENAVIDESNLSAQYCETDETLVTPMGNLGANADFFINGNLIQNFQASNLGVGTYQLFYSFEDENGCNSLDSYTFNVFPPPNPDFNLPEQYCITDGPISLMPIAGVSGNSTFGGTGVVTTGGAAVFDPNIAGVGMHSITHDITDNIGLCQATMTKQIEVMPGAEASFEGLGTFECFSGEDVLFYNGNSKGEEVNYLWNVIEGEAVIELPFDGPADSVRVFTNSTNSNSFTIELLVSNGGCTATFQETFNQANLNVDILTENQSIEAGQSVNIEANATSTDGSNFTFQWQPIQALSCNDCLTPTAAPTQSTTYYLLAQNENDCIVGDSIRITILSDREEEEVVIPTAFSPNEDNVNDRFQVVGRNIESVILQVYSRWGKKIFEGDGLKGWDGLHNLRFVEQGVYVYVAEITLFSGETLQRQGYVTVLK
- a CDS encoding rhodanese-like domain-containing protein; this translates as MNKTRFQHLMPATFLEMSKQNAGCILLDVRTSTEYADFHLEESLNIDIKNPDFVEEINELDKTKHYFVYCRIGMRSVNACNYMAMLGFKNLYNLKGGLEALENK
- a CDS encoding DinB family protein — its product is MYQHIFTELQQNKSVFENLLKNTPKAAYTWKQAPKKWCLLEIICHLYDEEREDFRVRLGLVLQTPEVTPPPIHPTKWVTERKYMEQNFDEKLHGFLEERDKSIEWLQSLENPQWDNAYQHPKYGLFSARFYLTNWLAHDYLHMRQITRLKYDYLQHISGESVRYAGEWM
- a CDS encoding methylated-DNA--[protein]-cysteine S-methyltransferase; translated protein: MHIQNPTDIQKYYQALVERNEQYIGIFYVGVKTTGIFCIATCRARKPKLENVEFYTEVKELLQAGYRPCKICKPTQNADQAPEEVLKAVKMVANSPKEKITDYTLTQNGLSPEFLRRWFNKHYGMTFHAYQRMIRINLAFQEVKNGKTVTDSAFDTGYESLSGFGYTFKKVIGKSPQQSKGQNLIYISRLTTPIGPMFACATDEGLCLLEFVERKMLETEFRDLQHRLNATILAGENDHIRQVKWELTEYFAGTRQTFEVRLLTPGTAFQQSVWRELLKIPYGTTRSYQAQAEKLGKPKAVRAVANANGCNRIAIVIPCHRVIGKNGHLTGYAGGLERKKWLLEHEGRHGNQD
- a CDS encoding DUF2490 domain-containing protein; the encoded protein is MNKLLTLLLVSVACYLFSPKVNAQIDEDQLGAWYMYFWNTGFKNSPWGLQGDIQHRNWNLGGDLEQLLLRGGITYQPDNTPIKFTLGYGNITTGTFGDSKETTSESRIYQEALIPQKLGNRFQLTHRFRFEQRFVENQDFRTRWRYNLFLNVLLNKTEMEKGTIYFAFYNELFINGERGIGDGREVQIFDRNRRYTALGYCLQKGLNIQLGFMEQATDDWTKGQMQLSVHQKF
- a CDS encoding FG-GAP-like repeat-containing protein; amino-acid sequence: MQSKIYTFILFVLLVISPPISAQFTEVSIESGILFQHTSALMIGGGGVFFDYNNDGWEDIYLAGGGGSDALYHNNGDGTFSNISETAGLKNLPNYQTTGAISADIDNDGFRDVFVMTWDTQPNMMLHNNGDGTFTEIGQQIGVADVSFSMAASFGDYNVDGYLDLYVGNYLEENGGYDAENGFGHEGYRNFFYINQGDGTFEEVGQFYGLDDAGCALAVAFTDYDNDSDVDIYVANDFGEWVLPNSIFANSYPTDFFSNFNTITGLDIKIYAMGIAIGDYNEDGYFDYYVSNLGRNRLLQNQGLNQRFLDLAIQAGVDNTYSGIDSSTGDVLLATSWGTAFFDYDNDTYIDLFVSNGHIPAVNDLKNSEVDPNKLYRNNQANGTFTDVSDDMGVANTDVCRGMAVADYDNDGDMDILVVGIYDAGREFTSENHVLLYRNDSPPANWLKVELKGVTNNKQGIGSHVEVKVDGRTFMREIDGGSSHASQNSTIAHFGLGNYEMIDELKVRWLGGAEQVFTNIAANQTVIIREGEMTAIEEHTSSLLQLTSQPNPFKESTLISYSLPKSSKVSLAIYDVTGRLIHQIAENEQAVGKQMFDWQPSAKLAAGIYFCQLITDFGMASHRLIVE